One Chryseobacterium indoltheticum DNA segment encodes these proteins:
- a CDS encoding helix-turn-helix domain-containing protein gives MSFFGANIKTIRQAKGLSQQAFADLFDLTRGVIGAYEEGRSEPKISTLLTVVHYFNLDLDKFLTVPLTIDDLNNPENLEKFQLSFNSDLPYQENNIDNNIKYNSLQKALVNIDLIYEFTENTLLLSNYNLGDFLFLTKSNILKQNPETLLYLEEGNLKYLSSIAKEDYSKKEVYKISGYLSSEQKNILSSILERIEILEKRGK, from the coding sequence ATGAGTTTTTTCGGAGCCAATATTAAAACAATAAGACAGGCAAAAGGCTTAAGCCAACAAGCTTTCGCAGATTTATTTGATTTAACCAGAGGTGTTATAGGCGCTTATGAAGAAGGAAGATCCGAACCTAAAATATCCACCCTACTCACTGTTGTACATTACTTTAATCTTGATTTGGATAAATTTTTAACAGTTCCTTTAACTATTGACGATTTAAACAACCCGGAAAATTTAGAAAAATTCCAGTTATCTTTTAATTCTGATTTACCTTATCAAGAAAATAACATTGATAATAATATTAAATATAATTCACTGCAAAAAGCATTAGTAAATATTGATTTAATCTATGAATTCACAGAAAACACATTGCTTTTATCAAATTACAATCTAGGAGACTTCTTGTTTTTAACAAAATCTAATATTTTAAAGCAAAACCCTGAAACGCTATTATATTTGGAAGAAGGAAATCTGAAATACCTTTCTTCGATTGCAAAAGAAGATTATTCTAAAAAAGAAGTGTATAAAATTTCCGGCTATCTTTCTTCTGAGCAAAAAAACATCCTCTCCAGTATTTTGGAAAGGATTGAGATTTTGGAAAAAAGAGGGAAATAA
- a CDS encoding SPFH domain-containing protein, translated as MNTPLIVGIVVVVVASLGLIFWILSMYKKTVQGIVILRTGYGGTKVFFNAGIVIPVIHRMESMDISVKKLEIAREGKAGLICKDNMRADIQVAFFIRVNKSADDIVNVGQTIGCQRASDINTLRELFEAKFSEALKTVGKKFEFIELYEARSEFRQEILDIIGTDLNGYVLDDCAIDYLEQTKIENLDKDNILDSEGIKKITELTANQNIKANQVRRDEEKTITKQNVEAREAILELEKQLAEKEESQKREVANIKARENAEILKVDEEERLKYETVRIATEEKLQIAEENKQRQVVIAAKNKERADLVETERVQKDKMLEATERERIVSLAQIEKEKAIELEKKNIQDAIRERLTMEKTVVEEQQGIKDLEAFKTADRTKQVEITLATQEAEKKLIQETRAAESRKLSAEKDAQKYVIEAQAKRDAAEKEAEARKIIADAKAKEEATVGLSEAQVLHAKADAAERQGIVESIVIEKKAEAERKEGIAQAEVIKEKAFAEAAGITEKAEAMKKLNDAGKDHEEFRLTLAKEKEVELAQISIQKDIAQAQAGVLAEAFKSAKIDIVGGDNTFFDNVIRQVSAGKGLDKFISHSENATLVKENLLGDGENIIGKVMGMVEKYNVSSEDIKNMSIASLIFKLNGIANQQERGLLERAMDMARNLGIDQKTIR; from the coding sequence ATGAATACACCTTTGATTGTTGGGATTGTTGTCGTTGTGGTAGCATCGCTCGGATTGATTTTCTGGATTTTATCAATGTATAAAAAAACCGTTCAGGGAATCGTTATTTTAAGAACCGGTTATGGAGGAACGAAGGTTTTCTTCAATGCGGGAATCGTTATTCCGGTCATTCACCGAATGGAATCGATGGATATTTCCGTGAAAAAACTGGAAATCGCCAGAGAAGGAAAAGCTGGGTTGATCTGTAAAGATAATATGAGAGCCGATATTCAGGTGGCTTTCTTTATCAGAGTTAATAAATCGGCGGATGATATTGTGAATGTAGGGCAGACGATTGGTTGTCAGAGAGCTTCTGATATCAATACGTTGAGAGAATTATTTGAAGCTAAATTTTCTGAAGCTTTAAAAACGGTTGGTAAAAAATTTGAATTTATAGAGTTGTACGAAGCAAGAAGTGAATTCCGTCAGGAAATTTTAGATATTATCGGAACAGATTTGAATGGCTATGTTTTAGATGACTGTGCGATTGATTATCTGGAGCAGACAAAAATAGAAAACCTAGATAAAGACAATATTTTAGATTCTGAAGGGATTAAAAAAATCACTGAATTGACGGCTAATCAAAATATAAAAGCCAATCAGGTTCGCAGAGATGAAGAAAAGACGATTACCAAGCAGAATGTTGAGGCTCGTGAAGCAATTTTAGAGCTTGAAAAACAACTGGCTGAAAAAGAAGAATCTCAGAAAAGAGAAGTTGCAAATATCAAAGCCCGTGAAAATGCCGAAATTCTTAAAGTTGATGAAGAAGAACGTCTGAAATATGAAACTGTTCGCATCGCAACTGAAGAAAAATTACAGATTGCTGAAGAGAACAAACAGCGTCAGGTGGTTATTGCAGCTAAAAATAAAGAACGTGCGGATCTGGTAGAAACCGAAAGAGTGCAGAAAGATAAAATGCTTGAGGCGACAGAAAGAGAAAGAATTGTTTCTTTGGCTCAGATTGAAAAGGAAAAAGCAATCGAATTGGAGAAGAAAAATATTCAGGATGCGATCCGCGAGCGTTTGACAATGGAAAAAACGGTTGTAGAAGAACAGCAGGGAATTAAAGACTTGGAAGCTTTCAAAACAGCAGACAGAACGAAACAGGTGGAAATCACTTTGGCAACTCAGGAAGCTGAAAAGAAATTGATTCAGGAAACGAGAGCAGCAGAATCCAGAAAATTATCTGCTGAAAAAGATGCTCAGAAATACGTAATCGAAGCTCAGGCGAAAAGAGATGCTGCGGAAAAAGAAGCAGAAGCGCGTAAAATTATTGCTGATGCAAAAGCGAAGGAAGAAGCAACCGTTGGTTTATCTGAAGCTCAGGTTCTTCATGCAAAAGCTGATGCAGCCGAAAGACAGGGGATTGTAGAATCGATTGTTATCGAGAAAAAAGCGGAAGCTGAAAGAAAAGAAGGTATCGCTCAGGCTGAAGTTATTAAAGAAAAAGCATTTGCGGAAGCAGCCGGAATTACCGAAAAAGCAGAAGCAATGAAAAAACTGAACGATGCAGGAAAAGATCACGAAGAATTTAGATTGACTTTGGCGAAAGAAAAAGAAGTGGAGTTGGCGCAAATCTCAATTCAGAAAGATATTGCACAGGCTCAGGCTGGAGTTCTTGCGGAAGCATTCAAGTCTGCAAAAATCGATATTGTTGGCGGAGATAATACCTTCTTTGATAATGTGATTCGTCAGGTTTCTGCAGGAAAAGGTTTAGATAAATTCATCAGCCATAGTGAAAACGCTACTTTGGTAAAAGAAAATTTACTGGGTGATGGTGAAAACATCATCGGCAAAGTAATGGGAATGGTTGAAAAATACAATGTATCCTCAGAAGATATCAAAAATATGAGTATTGCAAGTCTGATTTTTAAACTCAACGGTATCGCCAATCAGCAGGAAAGAGGTCTTCTAGAAAGAGCAATGGATATGGCAAGAAATCTTGGCATCGACCAAAAAACAATCAGATAA